A section of the Saccopteryx leptura isolate mSacLep1 chromosome 6, mSacLep1_pri_phased_curated, whole genome shotgun sequence genome encodes:
- the CLN6 gene encoding ceroid-lipofuscinosis neuronal protein 6, whose product MEAAARRRQLPGAAGVQPGVSFLQARHSSIKADEAAGTAPFHLDLWFYFTLQNWILDFGRPIAMLVFPLEWFPLNKPSVGDYFHMAYNIITPFLLLKLIERSPRTLPRSMIYISIITFIMGASIHLVGDSVNHRLLFSGYQHHLSVRENPIIKNLKPETLIDSFELLYYYDEYLGHSMWYVPFFLILFMYFSGCFTPTEAESSMPGAALFLVVPSGLYYWYLVTEGQIFILFIFTVFAMLALVLHQKRKRLFLDSNGLFLFYSFALTLLLVALWVAWLWNDPVLRKKYPGVIYIPEPWAFYTLHISSRH is encoded by the exons GCACAGCTCCATCAAGGCCGATGAGGCTGCCGGCACAGCGCCCTTCCACCTCGACCTCTGGTTCTACTTCACCCTGCAGAACTGGATTCTGGACTTCGGCCGCCCCATTGCCATG CTGGTGTTCCCTCTGGAATGGTTTCCACTCAACAAGCCCAGCGTGGGGGACTACTTCCACATGGCCTACAACATCATTACACCCTTTCTCCTGCTCAAG CTCATCGAGCGATCGCCCCGCACCTTGCCACGCTCCATGATCTACATCagcatcatcaccttcatcatggGTGCCAGCATCCACCTGGTGGGTGACTCCGTGAACCACCGCCTGCTCTTCAGTGGCTACCAGCACCACCTGTCAGTCCGGGAGAACCCCATCATCAAGaatctcaagccagagaccctg ATCGACTCCTTCGAGCTGCTTTACTACTATGACGAGTACTTGGGCCACTCCATGTG GTACGTCCCCTTCTTCCTCATCCTCTTCATGTACTTCAGCGGCTGTTTCACTCCCACCGAAGCCGAGAGCTCAATGCCAGGGGCGGCCCTGTTCCTGGTGGTGCCCAGTGGACTGTACTACTG GTACCTCGTCACCGAGGGCCAGATCTTCATCCTCTTCATCTTCACCGTCTTCGCCATGCTGGCCCTCGTCCTGCACCAGAAGCGCAAGCGCCTCTTCCTGGACAGCAACGGCCTGTTCCTCTTCTACTCCTTCGCCCTCACTCTCCTGCTCGTGGCGCTCTGGGTCGCCTGGCTATGGAATGACCCTGTACTCAGGAAGAAGTACCCTGGCGTCATCTACATCCCTGAGCCCTGGGCCTTCTACACCCTCCACATCAGCAGCCGACACTGA
- the CALML4 gene encoding LOW QUALITY PROTEIN: calmodulin-like protein 4 (The sequence of the model RefSeq protein was modified relative to this genomic sequence to represent the inferred CDS: inserted 1 base in 1 codon), giving the protein MAAAALLQGPPPSLADFRLEAGXEGNQEGSPGSREPRGAARGPEMAKFLSQDQINEYKECFSLYDKQQRGKIKATDLMVVMRCLGASPTPGEVQRHLQTHKIDRNGELDFSTFLTIMHMQIKQEDPKKEILLAMLMTDKEKKGYIMASELRSKLTKLGEKLTHKEVDELFREANIEPNGKVKYDEFIHKIAIPVRDY; this is encoded by the exons ATGGCAGCTGCGGCTTTATTACAGGGGCCTCCACCCAGCTTGGCGGACTTTCGACTTgaagcag aggaaggaaaCCAAGAAGGCAGTCCTGGGAGCAGGGAGCCCAGGGGTGCAGCCAGAGGCCCCGAGATG GCCAAGTTTctttcccaggaccaaattaacG AGTACAAGGAATGCTTCTCCCTGTATGACAAGCAGCAGCGAGGGAAGATAAAAGCCACTGACCTCATGGTGGTGATGCGGTGCCTGGGGGCCAGCCCGACCCCTGGGGAGGTGCAGCGGCACCTGCAGACTCATAAGATAG acagaaatggagagctGGATTTCTCCACCTTCCTGACTATTATGCACATGCAAATAAAACAAGAGGACCCAAAGAAAGAGATTCTTTTGGCCATGCTGATGACGGACAAGGAGAAGAAAGGCTACATTATGGCATCCGAGCTGCGGTCAAAACTCACGAAACTGGGGGAGAAGCTCACCCACAAGGAAG TGGATGAGCTTTTCAGGGAAGCAAATATCGAACCAAATGGCAAAGTAAAGTATGATGAATTTATCCACAAGATCGCCATTCCCGTGCGGGACTACTGA